A region from the Caldicellulosiruptor naganoensis genome encodes:
- a CDS encoding IS1634 family transposase produces the protein MFVKITNAGGYQYVRLVENYRENGKVKQRVLFNFGRLDILKDDPAFKNIVKKLSDIVAETTTENAKAVTIESEEDISDAVVKNWGYIVYRKLWQELEIDKFLKGKAAKERKIKFDVDKVSFLMTIQRLIEPMSKLRTYHQRSKYFGFEEDIDLNQLYRCLDFLDSVKEDLETYLYQRNKDLFKMVVDVVFYDVTTIYFESCRADELKNFGFSKDNKVNEVQVVLGLLVDKEGRPIGYELFPGNTIDSKTMVKILRKLKEKFSIDKIIIVADKGLNSRINLKMIKEAGYDYIVASRLKNASKEILDEVFNEEGYKRLDGKRCLNAEEIYGDEFKYKVLERTNIVKDEEGKEFKIEENLIITYSSKRAKKDKEDRERLVRKAKELLENKGSITALEKKGARKYLKKKSKSEEYVLDEEAIKRDEKFDGYYAIQTSKKDMDVEEVLGAYHDLWKIEQSFRVMKSCLEVRPIYHFTESRIKGHFVICFLAFLLQRTLEYILRRKGKGISSERIMEAIYSMNFFEIEIKGKKYLIKQKIEGGAGDILNVMKIKGPKNFMTYEEGLEFIGISK, from the coding sequence ATGTTTGTCAAAATTACTAATGCTGGCGGTTATCAGTATGTTAGGTTAGTCGAAAATTACCGTGAAAATGGTAAAGTAAAGCAAAGAGTACTATTTAACTTTGGTAGACTTGATATTCTCAAAGATGACCCCGCTTTTAAAAACATTGTAAAAAAACTATCTGATATTGTCGCTGAAACAACTACTGAGAATGCAAAAGCTGTTACTATTGAATCTGAAGAAGATATTTCGGATGCAGTTGTAAAAAACTGGGGATACATTGTATACAGAAAGTTATGGCAGGAGCTTGAAATTGATAAGTTTTTAAAAGGGAAAGCAGCAAAAGAGAGAAAGATAAAATTTGATGTAGACAAAGTAAGTTTTTTAATGACCATACAGAGATTGATAGAGCCAATGAGCAAACTAAGAACTTATCATCAGAGAAGCAAATATTTTGGATTTGAAGAGGATATAGATTTGAATCAATTGTACAGGTGTTTAGATTTTCTTGACAGTGTAAAAGAAGATTTAGAGACATACCTGTATCAGAGAAATAAAGACTTATTTAAGATGGTAGTTGATGTAGTGTTTTATGATGTGACGACAATATACTTTGAGAGTTGTAGAGCGGATGAACTTAAAAATTTTGGGTTTAGCAAAGACAACAAGGTAAATGAAGTGCAAGTTGTATTAGGGCTTTTGGTGGACAAAGAAGGCAGACCGATAGGGTATGAACTTTTTCCTGGTAATACGATAGATAGCAAGACGATGGTAAAGATACTGAGGAAGCTGAAGGAAAAATTTAGTATAGATAAGATAATAATAGTAGCAGACAAAGGGCTTAACAGCAGAATAAATTTAAAGATGATAAAAGAAGCTGGGTACGACTATATAGTAGCAAGCAGATTAAAGAATGCAAGTAAAGAAATTTTAGATGAAGTTTTTAATGAAGAAGGATATAAAAGACTTGATGGCAAAAGATGTTTGAATGCTGAAGAAATTTATGGTGATGAATTCAAATATAAGGTATTGGAAAGAACAAATATTGTCAAGGATGAAGAGGGTAAAGAGTTCAAAATAGAAGAGAATTTGATAATAACGTATTCAAGCAAGAGAGCCAAGAAAGACAAAGAAGACAGAGAGAGATTGGTAAGAAAAGCCAAAGAGCTTTTAGAGAACAAAGGAAGCATAACAGCCTTAGAAAAGAAAGGTGCAAGGAAATATTTGAAGAAGAAATCAAAATCAGAAGAATATGTATTGGATGAGGAAGCGATAAAACGAGATGAGAAATTTGACGGTTATTATGCAATTCAAACGAGCAAAAAGGATATGGATGTAGAAGAGGTTTTAGGAGCATATCACGATTTATGGAAGATAGAACAGTCATTCAGAGTAATGAAAAGCTGTTTAGAAGTGCGACCGATATATCACTTTACAGAAAGCAGAATAAAAGGACATTTTGTGATATGTTTTTTGGCATTTTTACTGCAAAGGACATTGGAATATATTTTGAGGAGAAAAGGTAAAGGAATAAGTAGTGAAAGGATAATGGAAGCAATATATTCAATGAACTTTTTTGAAATAGAGATAAAAGGGAAGAAATATTTGATAAAGCAAAAAATTGAGGGAGGAGCTGGAGATATACTGAATGTAATGAAGATAAAGGGTCCAAAAAACTTCATGACATATGAGGAAGGCTTAGAATTTATTGGTATTAGCAAATGA
- a CDS encoding L,D-transpeptidase, translating into MSFKLTKSRVDYIKKVFPIINKSNNLPPTIFNKVYQSIYQNTYQDIENIVLNQLYTVNDQVYCYFLEDKVLKIAKIQNFKTSFLGKEYNVNVESDPRWNKYIEDYIMSLKRDFPVNHERFKYIVADIFSTPVSFQESILRLLDLGLLTPEINPYDQRFYIYPNKRLSSTEVNEIINRISKNENLSFDEFKVDNKFFRIDNLRFLKMLKSLPLKTQSKLKFTSNQFGIDEFGIYIIVEGTKYYLAETLPKDGNIFYYIKPYITYAKTKLTYKDLIPKDQIIEVLSEVDGICLVKYRNSKLWVPSRYLTILPQRKVFLNPLTKEEVEKFINSRVKNEKSNYFIWVDLARLSIYLMKKENNEYVLIRTIDCSAGAEYTPTLRGYFKSKAKVYKFYNTRYRAGAMYGLVYCGNYMIHSVITNREGKIIDNSIIKRISHGCIRVPMYDAKYIYNNVPVGSVVWVN; encoded by the coding sequence TTGAGCTTCAAACTGACAAAGTCAAGAGTAGATTACATAAAAAAAGTATTTCCGATTATTAATAAATCAAATAATCTTCCTCCAACAATTTTCAATAAAGTATATCAAAGTATATACCAAAATACGTATCAAGACATTGAGAATATTGTGTTAAACCAACTTTATACTGTTAATGATCAAGTTTACTGTTATTTTTTAGAAGACAAAGTCCTTAAGATAGCTAAAATTCAGAATTTCAAAACTTCATTTTTAGGAAAAGAATACAATGTAAATGTAGAATCAGATCCTCGATGGAACAAATACATTGAAGATTACATTATGTCATTAAAAAGAGACTTTCCTGTTAATCACGAAAGATTTAAATACATTGTTGCCGATATATTTTCTACCCCTGTAAGTTTTCAAGAATCTATTCTTCGTTTATTAGACTTGGGATTATTAACACCTGAAATTAATCCCTACGACCAACGCTTTTATATCTATCCAAACAAAAGACTCTCAAGCACAGAGGTAAATGAAATAATTAATAGAATATCAAAAAACGAAAACTTATCTTTTGACGAATTTAAAGTAGACAACAAATTCTTCAGAATTGACAACCTTAGATTTTTAAAAATGCTAAAAAGCCTTCCATTAAAAACTCAAAGCAAATTGAAGTTTACATCAAATCAATTTGGTATTGATGAATTTGGAATTTATATAATTGTTGAAGGAACAAAATATTATCTTGCTGAAACCCTCCCTAAGGACGGGAATATATTTTACTATATAAAACCTTATATAACCTATGCAAAAACAAAACTGACGTATAAAGATCTCATCCCAAAAGATCAGATAATTGAAGTATTAAGCGAAGTAGATGGTATTTGCCTTGTAAAATATAGGAATTCTAAATTATGGGTACCATCAAGATATTTGACCATTTTACCGCAAAGGAAAGTTTTTCTTAACCCACTAACAAAAGAAGAAGTTGAAAAATTTATAAATTCACGAGTAAAAAATGAAAAATCAAATTATTTTATATGGGTTGACTTGGCGAGATTATCAATTTATTTGATGAAAAAAGAAAATAATGAGTATGTTCTTATCAGAACAATTGATTGCTCTGCAGGGGCTGAATATACCCCTACATTGAGAGGTTATTTCAAAAGTAAAGCCAAAGTTTATAAATTTTATAATACACGATATAGGGCGGGAGCAATGTATGGGTTGGTGTATTGTGGTAATTATATGATACATTCTGTTATAACAAACCGGGAAGGTAAAATCATTGATAACTCCATAATAAAAAGAATTAGCCACGGCTGCATCAGAGTCCCTATGTATGATGCTAAATATATTTACAATAATGTGCCAGTTGGAAGTGTGGTGTGGGTGAATTGA